The following coding sequences lie in one Vibrio spartinae genomic window:
- a CDS encoding methyl-accepting chemotaxis protein: protein MTLTKKLLIISGLIVAVLAFVQASISAYSIQTQILNSITSSNTLYGESSSRTVSGWINEKKSMVSAFADALSRTDTTEKITSEIKTIDMAGGFGSVLYGTVAGDTYRAKGLNTKAGYDPKVRPWYKDAINSSDVYLSEPYVGASSGVLITTVSKKVIIDGKVTGVVMATLPLDKINDDILSIKVPGDGKAFLLSSTGTIIAHPNPELGNKPLTDLTRDVTANELIRHANKTSLLDIKVNGVQNLLTVSNVKGTDWYLVLMSQKGVLLKPMKKQLTYQIITAVIMFVLSIVILGGALRYMLSNLFSVSVALNDIAKGEGDLTVRIDAKSNDEVGELARSFNQFVEKLHSIISTVKEISHEVLNQSELSARSSSERQARIANQQNEITMVATAMTEMATTTGEIANIAEETAQSATNTVEVSNRGNQLSQKSEESIHKLSEEVKSASGVIADLNQQGEQITTIVSSINDIAEQTNLLALNAAIEAARAGDQGRGFAVVADEVRTLSERTRTSTEEISQMISKLQGTTSEAVDVMNQCHNLAIQSVDDTSNAAESFKEIKESTEAINHMAAQIATAAEEQAVVSKEINVNTESIKVISDSLSEDSEEDAIQAQHLNGMSEKLIAQVGKFKIKT from the coding sequence ATGACTCTTACCAAGAAACTACTTATTATCAGCGGCTTAATCGTTGCTGTTCTTGCGTTTGTTCAGGCAAGCATTTCTGCCTATTCGATTCAAACGCAAATACTTAATAGCATTACATCTTCGAATACACTTTATGGCGAAAGTAGTTCTCGGACGGTAAGCGGATGGATTAATGAGAAGAAGAGTATGGTCTCTGCATTTGCAGATGCTTTAAGCCGAACGGATACCACAGAGAAAATTACCAGCGAGATTAAGACAATTGATATGGCAGGTGGTTTCGGTTCAGTGCTATATGGCACCGTTGCGGGTGATACCTACCGTGCAAAGGGGTTGAATACCAAAGCCGGTTACGACCCTAAAGTTCGCCCCTGGTATAAAGATGCTATCAATAGTTCAGATGTGTACCTCAGTGAACCTTACGTGGGTGCATCAAGTGGTGTGCTTATCACAACTGTTTCAAAGAAAGTTATTATTGATGGCAAAGTCACGGGTGTCGTGATGGCGACTCTGCCTCTTGATAAAATTAATGATGACATCCTCTCAATTAAGGTTCCCGGTGACGGAAAAGCCTTCTTGCTTTCCTCAACCGGAACCATCATCGCGCATCCAAACCCAGAGTTGGGGAATAAGCCCTTGACAGACCTGACACGCGATGTCACGGCGAATGAGTTGATTCGCCATGCTAACAAGACTAGCCTGTTAGATATTAAAGTAAACGGCGTTCAGAACTTATTGACCGTATCTAACGTGAAGGGAACTGATTGGTATTTGGTGCTCATGAGTCAAAAGGGAGTGCTCCTTAAACCGATGAAGAAGCAATTGACATACCAAATTATAACCGCGGTTATTATGTTTGTTCTGTCAATCGTTATCTTGGGTGGTGCTCTGCGTTATATGCTTTCAAACCTATTTTCGGTATCTGTAGCACTAAACGATATCGCTAAGGGTGAAGGTGACCTAACGGTACGTATTGATGCCAAGAGCAATGACGAAGTCGGCGAGCTGGCAAGAAGCTTTAACCAGTTTGTCGAAAAGCTGCACAGTATTATCTCAACAGTGAAGGAGATATCACACGAAGTACTCAATCAGTCAGAACTTAGTGCGCGATCTTCAAGTGAAAGACAGGCAAGAATCGCCAATCAACAGAATGAAATCACTATGGTTGCAACGGCTATGACGGAAATGGCGACCACGACAGGTGAGATTGCTAACATCGCCGAAGAGACTGCTCAAAGCGCTACAAATACGGTCGAAGTCAGCAACAGAGGTAACCAGCTTTCACAAAAGAGTGAGGAATCCATTCATAAGCTTTCTGAAGAGGTTAAGAGTGCAAGTGGAGTCATTGCAGACCTTAATCAGCAAGGGGAACAGATCACGACGATAGTCTCGTCGATTAACGATATTGCTGAACAGACTAACCTGCTAGCGCTAAACGCAGCGATAGAGGCCGCGCGTGCTGGGGATCAAGGTCGCGGTTTTGCCGTCGTTGCTGATGAAGTGCGCACACTCTCAGAAAGAACGCGAACGTCAACCGAAGAAATAAGCCAAATGATCAGTAAGCTGCAAGGAACGACTTCCGAGGCTGTTGATGTGATGAATCAGTGTCACAATCTGGCTATTCAAAGTGTTGATGATACCAGCAATGCTGCCGAGAGCTTCAAAGAAATCAAAGAATCTACAGAGGCTATCAATCATATGGCAGCGCAGATTGCCACCGCAGCAGAAGAACAAGCGGTCGTTAGTAAAGAGATTAACGTCAACACTGAGTCCATCAAGGTGATCTCTGACAGTCTAAGTGAGGACTCTGAAGAAGACGCTATACAAGCGCAGCACTTAAATGGGATGTCAGAGAAGCTGATTGCTCAAGTCGGAAAATTTAAGATCAAGACATAG
- the tdh gene encoding L-threonine 3-dehydrogenase gives MRIKALSKLKPEQGIWMTSVDMPVMGHNDLLIKIKKTAICGTDVHIYNWDEWSQKTIPVPMVVGHEYVGEVVGIGQEVRGFSIGDRVSGEGHITCGHCRNCRGGRTHLCRNTIGVGVNRTGAFAEYLVIPAYNAFKIPDGICDDLAAIFDPFGNAVHTALSFDMVGEDVLITGAGPIGIMAAAVAKHVGARHVVITDVNPYRLQLAEKMGVTRAVNIAEERLNDVMAELGMTEGFDVGLEMSGVPAAFHTMLEAMNHGGRIALLGIPPSDMAIDWNQVIFKGLIIKGIYGREMFETWYKMASLIQSGLDLTPMITHHYKIDDFQQGFDTMRSGASGKVILDWE, from the coding sequence ATGAGAATTAAAGCATTATCAAAGCTAAAACCTGAACAGGGCATTTGGATGACCTCGGTCGATATGCCAGTCATGGGACATAATGATCTGCTGATCAAAATTAAGAAGACTGCCATTTGCGGTACCGATGTCCACATTTATAACTGGGATGAATGGTCACAAAAAACTATCCCGGTGCCGATGGTGGTCGGCCATGAATATGTCGGTGAAGTCGTGGGTATTGGTCAGGAAGTCCGGGGTTTCTCTATTGGTGATCGCGTTTCCGGAGAAGGACACATTACTTGTGGTCACTGTCGTAACTGTCGTGGTGGCAGAACGCATTTATGTCGTAATACCATTGGTGTCGGTGTGAACCGGACGGGTGCATTTGCCGAATATCTGGTCATTCCGGCTTACAACGCGTTCAAAATACCAGATGGTATTTGCGATGATCTGGCTGCGATTTTTGATCCATTCGGCAATGCGGTTCATACCGCGCTGTCGTTCGACATGGTCGGAGAAGATGTGCTAATCACCGGTGCCGGACCGATTGGTATTATGGCTGCCGCGGTTGCGAAACATGTTGGTGCTCGCCATGTGGTGATCACGGATGTTAATCCGTATCGTCTGCAATTGGCTGAGAAAATGGGCGTTACACGAGCTGTCAATATTGCAGAAGAGCGGCTCAATGATGTCATGGCAGAACTGGGAATGACCGAAGGATTTGATGTTGGTTTAGAAATGTCCGGCGTTCCGGCGGCATTTCACACTATGTTAGAAGCCATGAATCACGGTGGACGAATTGCTCTGTTGGGGATCCCACCATCGGATATGGCAATCGATTGGAATCAGGTTATTTTTAAAGGTTTGATTATCAAAGGAATTTATGGTCGGGAAATGTTTGAAACCTGGTACAAGATGGCAAGCCTGATCCAATCCGGTCTCGATCTGACGCCAATGATTACCCATCACTACAAAATCGATGACTTCCAGCAAGGCTTCGACACTATGCGTAGCGGGGCTTCCGGGAAAGTGATTCTTGATTGGGAATAG
- a CDS encoding diguanylate cyclase domain-containing protein — protein sequence MIIKIYKFNPWIFCLLTIGYVLLSFMAVNLVTERFVNKQSQEIKEIIQHELALVRYSIEANVFRDTYLADSFASVVALNPQFAMKNWEYVAKQFLSKAALVRNIGLAPNNIISHVYPLKGNEEALGLNFRTLPQQYKTIQIARETQKVFIAGPLELVQGGTALIARYPIFTDVPHNANYWGGLSVVINYDKLIALSNLHQFKDVDVALVANNYNGTTSKLIEGDDAILKDFDISYPIYLPNVNWTLFAKYKNFHEIESVSQFENLFYTLGFMTFSVVYFLILFLINNYLRVHELSLHDELTKLPNRRYLFNEFERIKLRSGTLIELTVLNIDLNRFKQINDTLGHEAGDEVLKYIASSLTKCLRSSDFISRIGGDEFVVILQRTTKPEYIEQIIHKIHIYFESNPLRWRNHEIEISLSIGHYHFQGPSGDLVINDILSEADKSMYHDKLSQRKNEKVSENGQ from the coding sequence GTGATTATCAAAATATATAAGTTCAACCCATGGATCTTTTGTCTGTTGACGATAGGGTATGTTTTACTCTCTTTTATGGCCGTAAATTTGGTCACGGAGCGCTTTGTTAACAAACAGAGTCAAGAGATTAAAGAGATCATACAACATGAGCTGGCATTGGTCCGATATAGTATTGAAGCCAACGTCTTTCGTGATACATACCTTGCAGATAGCTTTGCTTCCGTGGTTGCTTTAAATCCTCAATTTGCTATGAAAAATTGGGAGTACGTCGCCAAGCAATTTTTATCGAAAGCCGCTCTGGTCAGAAATATCGGACTTGCCCCCAATAACATCATCTCCCATGTTTATCCCTTAAAAGGGAATGAAGAAGCGCTTGGACTCAATTTTCGTACATTACCTCAACAGTATAAAACGATTCAGATTGCCAGAGAGACGCAAAAGGTTTTCATTGCTGGTCCACTGGAATTGGTCCAAGGCGGTACTGCGCTGATTGCCCGATACCCGATTTTTACGGATGTACCGCATAACGCTAATTATTGGGGAGGACTCAGTGTCGTGATTAATTATGACAAGCTGATAGCTCTGTCTAATTTGCATCAGTTCAAGGATGTTGACGTCGCCTTAGTTGCAAATAACTATAATGGTACAACCAGCAAACTCATTGAAGGTGATGACGCGATTCTCAAAGATTTTGATATCAGCTATCCCATATATCTGCCCAATGTGAATTGGACTTTGTTTGCTAAATATAAAAATTTTCATGAAATTGAGAGCGTGAGTCAGTTTGAGAATCTTTTCTACACACTGGGGTTTATGACATTTTCTGTCGTCTATTTTCTGATATTGTTTTTGATTAACAATTATTTACGTGTTCATGAGCTTTCATTGCATGATGAACTGACTAAGCTCCCTAACCGGCGTTATTTATTCAATGAATTTGAAAGAATAAAATTAAGAAGCGGAACTCTGATTGAATTGACGGTTTTGAATATTGATTTAAATCGGTTCAAACAGATTAATGACACGTTAGGGCATGAGGCCGGTGATGAAGTCTTGAAATATATCGCATCGTCGTTAACCAAGTGTTTAAGATCATCAGATTTTATTTCTAGAATTGGTGGTGATGAATTCGTTGTGATTCTCCAGCGCACCACAAAACCAGAATATATTGAACAGATCATCCACAAGATACATATTTACTTCGAGTCCAACCCTTTACGTTGGCGTAACCATGAAATAGAGATCTCTTTAAGTATCGGACATTATCATTTTCAAGGTCCATCAGGAGATCTTGTTATCAATGACATATTATCAGAGGCCGATAAAAGCATGTATCACGATAAGTTATCCCAAAGAAAGAATGAGAAGGTTAGCGAAAACGGTCAGTGA
- a CDS encoding NUDIX hydrolase, whose product MRHIRAKVVCLFRHQHRILLTEGNDLIKDEKYVIPVGGGIEFGEKSTDAVRRETFEEIGAEIDNLRLLGICENMFTSSSAAGHEIVFVYEAEFKDKSFYQRENIPGIEADGEGIIVRWFDEDDILNGSLPFYPDGIIDML is encoded by the coding sequence ATGCGACATATCCGAGCTAAAGTAGTCTGCCTGTTCCGGCATCAGCATCGAATTCTACTCACCGAAGGGAATGACCTGATTAAAGATGAAAAATATGTCATTCCAGTCGGGGGTGGGATTGAATTTGGTGAGAAGTCTACAGATGCAGTTCGCAGAGAAACCTTCGAAGAAATCGGGGCAGAAATCGATAATCTGAGGCTGCTGGGGATCTGTGAGAATATGTTTACATCCAGTAGCGCCGCGGGACATGAAATTGTGTTTGTCTACGAGGCAGAATTCAAAGACAAATCGTTTTATCAACGGGAGAACATTCCCGGGATTGAAGCGGACGGAGAGGGGATTATTGTCCGTTGGTTTGATGAGGATGATATTTTGAACGGCAGCCTCCCGTTTTATCCTGATGGCATCATTGACATGCTATAG